In Candidatus Rokuibacteriota bacterium, the genomic window CGAGTTCGACGTGATCCTGTCCGCGGCCGGGGACAAGAAGATCCAGGTCATCAAGGTCGTGCGCGAGATCACCGGCCTGGGCCTCAAGGAGGCCAAGGATCTGGTGGACGGCGCGCCCAAGCCGGTGAAGGAGAAGATCGCGAAGACCGAGGCGGCCGACCTGAAGAAGAAGCTCGAGGAAGTCGGCGCGACCGTGGAAGTGAAGTAAGCCTCCGCCCCTGGGGCAGCGGGAGACCGGGGGGCCGGAGTAGGGCCCCCGTCTCGTCGGCGCGTCCCCGCGCCGGCGCGGAACTTTTCATCAGGGGCCCGGCGGCGTCGTGCCGGGTTGAGCCCTCGGCCGTCCCGGCCGAGGCGCGGAGGGACGTATGGCAGGTACCATCCAGTGCGGACGCCGGG contains:
- the rplL gene encoding 50S ribosomal protein L7/L12; translated protein: MGNIEEIAEKLDSLTLLEAAQLSKLLQEKWGVSAAAAVAVAAPAAGGGAAVPVAEEKTEFDVILSAAGDKKIQVIKVVREITGLGLKEAKDLVDGAPKPVKEKIAKTEAADLKKKLEEVGATVEVK